A window of Oncorhynchus tshawytscha isolate Ot180627B linkage group LG10, Otsh_v2.0, whole genome shotgun sequence contains these coding sequences:
- the LOC121847640 gene encoding perilipin-2-like, with protein MANDLACKGLDKIEKTLPILHQPSEQIVANAKYAVTGAKDVMSNTVTGAKDSVSHTLTNAVDRTRGAVQDGVEMTRAAVQDGMQMTRAAVSGSVNTVMESRVAQMVSSGMDTALTTSESLVDQYLPCTEDELEMEAKMVEGFDVAKDAPSYYVRLGSLSTKLRKRAYHKALAQVKDAKQRSQESISQLSHTVDLIEYARKNIDGANQKVKGKLSSLIEWKSNEEADGNEAENIESRTLAIARSLTQQLQTTCQVLVSGLQGLPQNIQKEALFLSHSASQVYSSFSKAAAFGDLSDGMLASSKAQLGKMKESLDGVMDYLVNNTSLNWLVPDSTLSDLSSVEDDEISDETSTNKPLSAPIAHQ; from the exons ATGGCCAATGACTTGGCCTGCAAAGGCCTGGATAAGATTGAGAAGACCTTGCCAATCCTGCACCAGCCTTCTGAGCAG ATTGTCGCCAACGCCAAGTATGCAGTGACCGGTGCCAAAGACGTGATGTCCAACACCGTCACAGGGGCCAAGGACAGTGTGTCCCACACCTTGACCAATGCAGTGGACCGGACCAGGGGTGCCGTGCAGGACGGCGTGGAGATGACCCGTGCTGCCGTGCAGGATGGTATGCAGATGACCCGGGCTGCGGTCAGCGGCAGCGTGAATACGGTGATGGAGAGCCGTGTGGCCCAGATGGTCAGCAGCGGAATGGACACGGCACTCACCACCTCCGAGAGCCTGGTGGACCAGTACCTGCCTTGCACTGAGGACGAGTTGG AAATGGAGGCTAAAATGGTTGAAGGATTCGACGTGGCGAAGGATGCACCTAGCTACTATGTCCGTCTGGGCTCTCTGTCTACCAAGCTGCGTAAGAGGGCGTACCACAAGGCTCTGGCCCAGGTCAAAGACGCCAAACAGCGCAGCCAGGAGTCCATCTCACAACTCAGCCACACTGTAGACCTG ATTGAATACGCCAGAAAGAATATTGACGGAGCTAACCAGAAGGTGAAAGGGAAACTGAGCTCCCTGATTGAGTGGAAGTCTAATGAGGAAGCCGATGGCAATGAGGCTGAG AATATAGAGTCAAGGACCCTGGCCATAGCACGCTCCCTCACCCAGCAGCTGCAGACAACGTGCCAGGTGCTGGTTTCTGGCCTGCAGGGTCTTCCCCAGAACATCCAGAAGGAGGCGCTGTTCCTCAGCCACTCCGCCTCCCAGGTCTACTCCAGCTTCAGCAAAGCGGCGGCGTTTGGAGACCTGTCAGACGGCATGCTGGCCAGCAGCAAGGCCCAGCTGGGCAAGATGAAGGAGTCGCTGGATGGCGTCATGGACTACCTGGTTAACAACACATCCCTCAACTGGCTG GTACCAGACTCTACCTTGTCCGACCTCTCGTCAGTTGAGGATGATGAAATATCAGATGAGACCAGCACCAACAAACCTCTATCAGCCCCCATTGCCCACCAATAA